A genome region from Purpureocillium takamizusanense chromosome 8, complete sequence includes the following:
- a CDS encoding uncharacterized protein (SECRETED:SignalP(1-18~SECRETED:cutsite=AMA-AP~SECRETED:prob=0.6031)~COG:S~EggNog:ENOG503PGPY), with translation MKYTAALSALALAATAMAAPAELDARTNSNPPSNCNNNGKQVCCSGLLNCLVQAIGSPCQNDAYCCKTDAPVGALINVALLNCLKLL, from the exons ATGAAGTACACTGCTGCCCTTTccgcccttgccctcgccgccacggccatggccgctcctgccgagctcgacgcccgcacCAACAGCAACCCGCCCAGCAACTGCAACAACAATGGCAAGCAGGTCTGCTGCTCCGGCCTTCTCAACTGCCTCGTTCAGGCTATCGGCTCTCCCTGCCAGAATGACGCATACTGCTGCAAGACCGATGCCCCTGTT GGCGCTCTCATCAACGTCGCACTCCTCA